A DNA window from Brassica napus cultivar Da-Ae chromosome C1, Da-Ae, whole genome shotgun sequence contains the following coding sequences:
- the LOC106382271 gene encoding receptor-like protein 34 isoform X2: protein MKGFWNLTSTFSLTLSILFLFGYSYEDVSAVPTTHLCRPEQREALLQFKNEFEVLNSSSSYYRCIYSGIKPHGKTESWMNSSDCCNWEGITCDAKSGEVIGIDLSCSYLGGRFHSNSSLQSLHSLNTLNLSRNGISGQIMSSIRNLSHLTSLDLSENVFSGFILSSIVDLSYLTFLDLSFNSCSGQIPSSIGNLSHLTYLNLNLNQISGKIPSSIGNLYNLAYLGLCGNNIVGEIPSSFGNLNQLTRLDVSLNRLNGSFPIALLNLTKLSSLELYENHFTGTIPHNITSLSKLTYFDASNNAFTGTLPSSLFTIPSIEYVRLSDNRFDGILEFGNISSPPKLQRLNVNRNNLRGPIPATISKFTNLVELHLSNYKTQGPVDFSIFSHLKWLKLLFISDLNTTTTIDLNDFLSYFKRLGLLDLSGNHVSVTNKSTISDSSSLYQLYLSGCGMTEFPEFVRNQHMLFLDISNNKIKGQVPGWLWTLPNLTYLNLSNNTFTDFEKPTTVLVSRLSSLNLLASNNNFTGKIPSFICDLSSVYILDLSNNNFSGLIPRCLGNFKRTLEVLNLRQNRLHGGLPENIFESLITLDVGHNQLTGKLPRTLIHSPYLEVLNVESNFINDTFPFWLSSLPQLKILVLRSNAFHGPVHHTSFPKLQIIDISHNHFNGAFPSHYFVKWSAMSSLGTIYEKPDLMYMGDSYYHDSVVLMNKGLEMKLERILKIYTALDFSGNKFEGEIARSIGLLKELHVLNLSNNAFTGHIPSSMGNLTALESLDVSQNQLSGEIPLELGELSFLSYMNFSHNKLTGLVPGGTQFRRVNCTSFEDNPGLFGPSLDEVCRDIHMPTPHETPESEEEEEEEVLSWIAAVIGVIPGIAFGWVIGYILFSYKPEWFMNPFARNKRRISSTTTH, encoded by the exons ATGAAAGGCTTTTGGAACTTAACGAGTACCTTTTCTCTTACTCTTTCTATACTTTTCTTATTCGGCTACAGTTATGAGGACGTGTCTGCGGTTCCAACTACGCACTTGTGTCGTCCGGAACAAAGGGAAGCACTTCTCCAGTTCAAGAACGAGTTTGAGGTTCTAAACTCTTCCTCTTCTTATTATAGATGTATTTATAGTGGTATTAAACCTCATGGGAAGACAGAGTCATGGATGAATAGCAGCGACTGCTGTAACTGGGAGGGTATCACGTGCGATGCCAAATCCGGTGAAGTGATTGGGATAGACCTTAGTTGCAGCTACCTAGGTGGCCGATTTCATTCCAATAGCAGTCTTCAAAGCCTTCATTCTCTAAACACTCTAAACCTTTCAAGAAATGGTATTAGTGGTCAAATCATGTCTTCTATCAGAAACCTTTCTCATCTCACCTCTCTCGACCTTTCAGAAAATGTTTTCAGCGGTTTCATTCTTTCTTCGATAGTAGACCTTTCTTATCTCACCTTTCTCGATCTTTCATTTAATAGCTGTTCTGGTCAGATTCCATCTTCGATTGGAAATCTTTCTCATCTCACCTATCTTAACCTTAATTTGAATCAAATTTCGGGTAAGATTCCATCTTCGATTGGAAATCTTTATAACCTCGCTTATCTTGGCCTTTGTGGGAACAATATTGTTGGAGAAATCCCATCTTCTTTTGGAAATCTAAACCAGTTGACAAGATTAGATGTTAGTCTCAATAGGCTCAATGGAAGCTTTCCCATTGCACTACTGAATTTGACAAAGTTGTCATCTTTAGAACTCTATGAGAATCACTTCACAGGAACAATTCCTCATAACATCACTTCACTATCCAAATTGACGTATTTTGATGCAAGTAACAATGCTTTCACTGGGACCCTGCCGTCTTCCCTCTTCACCATTCCTTCTATTGAATATGTTAGATTGTCTGATAACCGATTCGATGGTATTCTTGAGTTTGGGAATATATCTTCACCACCTAAGCTGCAAAGGTTAAACGTTAACAGAAACAACTTGAGAGGGCCAATCCCGGCCACGATATCCAAGTTTACCAACCTTGTCGAACTTCACCTTTCCAATTACAAGACACAAGGTCCAGTTGACTTTAGTATCTTCTCACATCTCAAGTGGCTCAAACTTCTTTTTATATCCGATTTGAACACGACCACTACGATTGACTTGAATGATTTCTTGTCGTATTTTAAGAGGCTCGGTCTGTTGGATCTCTCAGGCAATCATGTTTCAGTCACAAACAAGAGTACAAtttcagattcttcttctttgtatcAGTTGTACTTGTCAGGCTGCGGTATGACCGAGTTTCCGGAGTTTGTAAGAAACCAACATATGTTGTTTCTAGACATTTCCAACAATAAAATCAAAGGTCAAGTGCCTGGCTGGTTATGGACGCTACCAAATCTTACTTACCTGAATCTTTCCAACAATACTTTCACTGACTTTGAAAAACCAACAACAGTTTTAGTTTCAAGGCTATCTAGCCTAAACTTGCTTGCCTCCAACAACAACTTTACCGGAAAGATTCCCTCTTTCATATGTGATTTGAGCTCTGTATACATTCTTGATTTATCAAACAACAACTTCAGTGGATTAATCCCTCGTTGTCTGGGTAATTTCAAGCGTACTCTTGAAGTTCTAAACCTTCGTCAGAATCGTCTCCATGGAGGTCTTCCGGAGAATATATTTGAAAGCTTAATAACGCTTGACGTCGGTCATAACCAACTGACTGGAAAGCTTCCAAGAACTTTGATTCATTCCCCTTATCTTGAAGTTCTGAACGTGGAAAGCAACTTTATCAATGATACGTTTCCGTTCTGGTTGAGTTCTCTACCACAACTAAAAATTCTTGTGTTACGCTCCAATGCTTTCCATGGACCGGTACATCATACTTCGTTCCCTAAATTGCAAATCATCGACATATCGCACAATCACTTCAATGGAGCTTTCCCTTCACACTACTTTGTGAAGTGGAGTGCTATGTCATCACTTGGGACAATTTATGAAAAGCCGGATTTAATGTACATGGGAGATTCATATTACCATGATTCAGTGGTGTTGATGAATAAAGGTCTAGAGATGAAGCTAGAACGTATCCTAAAGATCTACACAGCACTCGACTTTTCAGGGAACAAATTTGAAGGAGAGATCGCAAGGTCCATCGGTCTATTAAAAGAGCTTCATGTGCTCAACTTGTCTAACAATGCTTTCACTGGCCACATCCCTTCATCTATGGGAAACCTGACAGCTCTTGAGTCACTAGACGTTTCCCAAAACCAGCTTTCAGGAGAAATTCCGCTAGAGCTAGGGGAACTCTCATTCCTTTCCTACATGAACTTCTCTCATAACAAGCTCACAGGTCTAGTACCAGGCGGTACTCAGTTTCGAAGGGTGAATTGCACTTCCTTTGAGGATAATCCGGGACTTTTTGGCCCTTCTCTTGACGAAGTTTGCAGAGATATCCACATGCCAACACCGCATGAAACACCAGaatcagaggaagaagaagaggaagaggtgtTGAGTTGGATAGCAGCTGTAATAGGAGTCATACCTGGTATTGCCTTTGGATGGGTGATTGGATACATACTTTTTTCCTACAAACCAGAGTG GTTCATGAACCCTTTTGCCCGAAACAAGCGCAGAATCAGCAGCACCACAACTCATTAA
- the LOC106382271 gene encoding receptor-like protein 34 isoform X4, with translation MKGFWNLTSTFSLTLSILFLFGYSYEDVSAVPTTHLCRPEQREALLQFKNEFEVLNSSSSYYRCIYSGIKPHGKTESWMNSSDCCNWEGITCDAKSGEVIGIDLSCSYLGGRFHSNSSLQSLHSLNTLNLSRNGISGQIMSSIRNLSHLTSLDLSENVFSGFILSSIVDLSYLTFLDLSFNSCSGQIPSSIGNLSHLTYLNLNLNQISGKIPSSIGNLYNLAYLGLCGNNIVGEIPSSFGNLNQLTRLDVSLNRLNGSFPIALLNLTKLSSLELYENHFTGTIPHNITSLSKLTYFDASNNAFTGTLPSSLFTIPSIEYVRLSDNRFDGILEFGNISSPPKLQRLNVNRNNLRGPIPATISKFTNLVELHLSNYKTQGPVDFSIFSHLKWLKLLFISDLNTTTTIDLNDFLSYFKRLGLLDLSGNHVSVTNKSTISDSSSLYQLYLSGCGMTEFPEFVRNQHMLFLDISNNKIKGQVPGWLWTLPNLTYLNLSNNTFTDFEKPTTVLVSRLSSLNLLASNNNFTGKIPSFICDLSSVYILDLSNNNFSGLIPRCLGNFKRTLEVLNLRQNRLHGGLPENIFESLITLDVGHNQLTGKLPRTLIHSPYLEVLNVESNFINDTFPFWLSSLPQLKILVLRSNAFHGPVHHTSFPKLQIIDISHNHFNGAFPSHYFVKWSAMSSLGTIYEKPDLMYMGDSYYHDSVVLMNKGLEMKLERILKIYTALDFSGNKFEGEIARSIGLLKELHVLNLSNNAFTGHIPSSMGNLTALESLDVSQNQLSGEIPLELGELSFLSYMNFSHNKLTGLVPGGTQFRRVNCTSFEDNPGLFGPSLDEVCRDIHMPTPHETPESEEEEEEEVLSWIAAVIGVIPGIAFGWVIGYILFSYKPEWFINPFVRNKRRRNRTTTH, from the coding sequence ATGAAAGGCTTTTGGAACTTAACGAGTACCTTTTCTCTTACTCTTTCTATACTTTTCTTATTCGGCTACAGTTATGAGGACGTGTCTGCGGTTCCAACTACGCACTTGTGTCGTCCGGAACAAAGGGAAGCACTTCTCCAGTTCAAGAACGAGTTTGAGGTTCTAAACTCTTCCTCTTCTTATTATAGATGTATTTATAGTGGTATTAAACCTCATGGGAAGACAGAGTCATGGATGAATAGCAGCGACTGCTGTAACTGGGAGGGTATCACGTGCGATGCCAAATCCGGTGAAGTGATTGGGATAGACCTTAGTTGCAGCTACCTAGGTGGCCGATTTCATTCCAATAGCAGTCTTCAAAGCCTTCATTCTCTAAACACTCTAAACCTTTCAAGAAATGGTATTAGTGGTCAAATCATGTCTTCTATCAGAAACCTTTCTCATCTCACCTCTCTCGACCTTTCAGAAAATGTTTTCAGCGGTTTCATTCTTTCTTCGATAGTAGACCTTTCTTATCTCACCTTTCTCGATCTTTCATTTAATAGCTGTTCTGGTCAGATTCCATCTTCGATTGGAAATCTTTCTCATCTCACCTATCTTAACCTTAATTTGAATCAAATTTCGGGTAAGATTCCATCTTCGATTGGAAATCTTTATAACCTCGCTTATCTTGGCCTTTGTGGGAACAATATTGTTGGAGAAATCCCATCTTCTTTTGGAAATCTAAACCAGTTGACAAGATTAGATGTTAGTCTCAATAGGCTCAATGGAAGCTTTCCCATTGCACTACTGAATTTGACAAAGTTGTCATCTTTAGAACTCTATGAGAATCACTTCACAGGAACAATTCCTCATAACATCACTTCACTATCCAAATTGACGTATTTTGATGCAAGTAACAATGCTTTCACTGGGACCCTGCCGTCTTCCCTCTTCACCATTCCTTCTATTGAATATGTTAGATTGTCTGATAACCGATTCGATGGTATTCTTGAGTTTGGGAATATATCTTCACCACCTAAGCTGCAAAGGTTAAACGTTAACAGAAACAACTTGAGAGGGCCAATCCCGGCCACGATATCCAAGTTTACCAACCTTGTCGAACTTCACCTTTCCAATTACAAGACACAAGGTCCAGTTGACTTTAGTATCTTCTCACATCTCAAGTGGCTCAAACTTCTTTTTATATCCGATTTGAACACGACCACTACGATTGACTTGAATGATTTCTTGTCGTATTTTAAGAGGCTCGGTCTGTTGGATCTCTCAGGCAATCATGTTTCAGTCACAAACAAGAGTACAAtttcagattcttcttctttgtatcAGTTGTACTTGTCAGGCTGCGGTATGACCGAGTTTCCGGAGTTTGTAAGAAACCAACATATGTTGTTTCTAGACATTTCCAACAATAAAATCAAAGGTCAAGTGCCTGGCTGGTTATGGACGCTACCAAATCTTACTTACCTGAATCTTTCCAACAATACTTTCACTGACTTTGAAAAACCAACAACAGTTTTAGTTTCAAGGCTATCTAGCCTAAACTTGCTTGCCTCCAACAACAACTTTACCGGAAAGATTCCCTCTTTCATATGTGATTTGAGCTCTGTATACATTCTTGATTTATCAAACAACAACTTCAGTGGATTAATCCCTCGTTGTCTGGGTAATTTCAAGCGTACTCTTGAAGTTCTAAACCTTCGTCAGAATCGTCTCCATGGAGGTCTTCCGGAGAATATATTTGAAAGCTTAATAACGCTTGACGTCGGTCATAACCAACTGACTGGAAAGCTTCCAAGAACTTTGATTCATTCCCCTTATCTTGAAGTTCTGAACGTGGAAAGCAACTTTATCAATGATACGTTTCCGTTCTGGTTGAGTTCTCTACCACAACTAAAAATTCTTGTGTTACGCTCCAATGCTTTCCATGGACCGGTACATCATACTTCGTTCCCTAAATTGCAAATCATCGACATATCGCACAATCACTTCAATGGAGCTTTCCCTTCACACTACTTTGTGAAGTGGAGTGCTATGTCATCACTTGGGACAATTTATGAAAAGCCGGATTTAATGTACATGGGAGATTCATATTACCATGATTCAGTGGTGTTGATGAATAAAGGTCTAGAGATGAAGCTAGAACGTATCCTAAAGATCTACACAGCACTCGACTTTTCAGGGAACAAATTTGAAGGAGAGATCGCAAGGTCCATCGGTCTATTAAAAGAGCTTCATGTGCTCAACTTGTCTAACAATGCTTTCACTGGCCACATCCCTTCATCTATGGGAAACCTGACAGCTCTTGAGTCACTAGACGTTTCCCAAAACCAGCTTTCAGGAGAAATTCCGCTAGAGCTAGGGGAACTCTCATTCCTTTCCTACATGAACTTCTCTCATAACAAGCTCACAGGTCTAGTACCAGGCGGTACTCAGTTTCGAAGGGTGAATTGCACTTCCTTTGAGGATAATCCGGGACTTTTTGGCCCTTCTCTTGACGAAGTTTGCAGAGATATCCACATGCCAACACCGCATGAAACACCAGaatcagaggaagaagaagaggaagaggtgtTGAGTTGGATAGCAGCTGTAATAGGAGTCATACCTGGTATTGCCTTTGGATGGGTGATTGGATACATACTTTTTTCCTACAAACCAGAGTGGTTCATCAACCCTTTTGTCCGAAACAAACGCAGACGCAACCGCACCACAACTCATTAA
- the LOC106382271 gene encoding receptor-like protein 34 isoform X1 produces the protein MKGFWNLTSTFSLTLSILFLFGYSYEDVSAVPTTHLCRPEQREALLQFKNEFEVLNSSSSYYRCIYSGIKPHGKTESWMNSSDCCNWEGITCDAKSGEVIGIDLSCSYLGGRFHSNSSLQSLHSLNTLNLSRNGISGQIMSSIRNLSHLTSLDLSENVFSGFILSSIVDLSYLTFLDLSFNSCSGQIPSSIGNLSHLTYLNLNLNQISGKIPSSIGNLYNLAYLGLCGNNIVGEIPSSFGNLNQLTRLDVSLNRLNGSFPIALLNLTKLSSLELYENHFTGTIPHNITSLSKLTYFDASNNAFTGTLPSSLFTIPSIEYVRLSDNRFDGILEFGNISSPPKLQRLNVNRNNLRGPIPATISKFTNLVELHLSNYKTQGPVDFSIFSHLKWLKLLFISDLNTTTTIDLNDFLSYFKRLGLLDLSGNHVSVTNKSTISDSSSLYQLYLSGCGMTEFPEFVRNQHMLFLDISNNKIKGQVPGWLWTLPNLTYLNLSNNTFTDFEKPTTVLVSRLSSLNLLASNNNFTGKIPSFICDLSSVYILDLSNNNFSGLIPRCLGNFKRTLEVLNLRQNRLHGGLPENIFESLITLDVGHNQLTGKLPRTLIHSPYLEVLNVESNFINDTFPFWLSSLPQLKILVLRSNAFHGPVHHTSFPKLQIIDISHNHFNGAFPSHYFVKWSAMSSLGTIYEKPDLMYMGDSYYHDSVVLMNKGLEMKLERILKIYTALDFSGNKFEGEIARSIGLLKELHVLNLSNNAFTGHIPSSMGNLTALESLDVSQNQLSGEIPQALGSLSFLSYMNFSHNQLTGLVPGGTQFRRLNCTSFEDNKGLSGPSLDEICRDIHTPTPHELLESEEEEEEEEEEVLSWIAAVIGVIPGMAFGWVIGYILFSRKPEWFMNPFVRNKRRRSSTTTH, from the exons ATGAAAGGCTTTTGGAACTTAACGAGTACCTTTTCTCTTACTCTTTCTATACTTTTCTTATTCGGCTACAGTTATGAGGACGTGTCTGCGGTTCCAACTACGCACTTGTGTCGTCCGGAACAAAGGGAAGCACTTCTCCAGTTCAAGAACGAGTTTGAGGTTCTAAACTCTTCCTCTTCTTATTATAGATGTATTTATAGTGGTATTAAACCTCATGGGAAGACAGAGTCATGGATGAATAGCAGCGACTGCTGTAACTGGGAGGGTATCACGTGCGATGCCAAATCCGGTGAAGTGATTGGGATAGACCTTAGTTGCAGCTACCTAGGTGGCCGATTTCATTCCAATAGCAGTCTTCAAAGCCTTCATTCTCTAAACACTCTAAACCTTTCAAGAAATGGTATTAGTGGTCAAATCATGTCTTCTATCAGAAACCTTTCTCATCTCACCTCTCTCGACCTTTCAGAAAATGTTTTCAGCGGTTTCATTCTTTCTTCGATAGTAGACCTTTCTTATCTCACCTTTCTCGATCTTTCATTTAATAGCTGTTCTGGTCAGATTCCATCTTCGATTGGAAATCTTTCTCATCTCACCTATCTTAACCTTAATTTGAATCAAATTTCGGGTAAGATTCCATCTTCGATTGGAAATCTTTATAACCTCGCTTATCTTGGCCTTTGTGGGAACAATATTGTTGGAGAAATCCCATCTTCTTTTGGAAATCTAAACCAGTTGACAAGATTAGATGTTAGTCTCAATAGGCTCAATGGAAGCTTTCCCATTGCACTACTGAATTTGACAAAGTTGTCATCTTTAGAACTCTATGAGAATCACTTCACAGGAACAATTCCTCATAACATCACTTCACTATCCAAATTGACGTATTTTGATGCAAGTAACAATGCTTTCACTGGGACCCTGCCGTCTTCCCTCTTCACCATTCCTTCTATTGAATATGTTAGATTGTCTGATAACCGATTCGATGGTATTCTTGAGTTTGGGAATATATCTTCACCACCTAAGCTGCAAAGGTTAAACGTTAACAGAAACAACTTGAGAGGGCCAATCCCGGCCACGATATCCAAGTTTACCAACCTTGTCGAACTTCACCTTTCCAATTACAAGACACAAGGTCCAGTTGACTTTAGTATCTTCTCACATCTCAAGTGGCTCAAACTTCTTTTTATATCCGATTTGAACACGACCACTACGATTGACTTGAATGATTTCTTGTCGTATTTTAAGAGGCTCGGTCTGTTGGATCTCTCAGGCAATCATGTTTCAGTCACAAACAAGAGTACAAtttcagattcttcttctttgtatcAGTTGTACTTGTCAGGCTGCGGTATGACCGAGTTTCCGGAGTTTGTAAGAAACCAACATATGTTGTTTCTAGACATTTCCAACAATAAAATCAAAGGTCAAGTGCCTGGCTGGTTATGGACGCTACCAAATCTTACTTACCTGAATCTTTCCAACAATACTTTCACTGACTTTGAAAAACCAACAACAGTTTTAGTTTCAAGGCTATCTAGCCTAAACTTGCTTGCCTCCAACAACAACTTTACCGGAAAGATTCCCTCTTTCATATGTGATTTGAGCTCTGTATACATTCTTGATTTATCAAACAACAACTTCAGTGGATTAATCCCTCGTTGTCTGGGTAATTTCAAGCGTACTCTTGAAGTTCTAAACCTTCGTCAGAATCGTCTCCATGGAGGTCTTCCGGAGAATATATTTGAAAGCTTAATAACGCTTGACGTCGGTCATAACCAACTGACTGGAAAGCTTCCAAGAACTTTGATTCATTCCCCTTATCTTGAAGTTCTGAACGTGGAAAGCAACTTTATCAATGATACGTTTCCGTTCTGGTTGAGTTCTCTACCACAACTAAAAATTCTTGTGTTACGCTCCAATGCTTTCCATGGACCGGTACATCATACTTCGTTCCCTAAATTGCAAATCATCGACATATCGCACAATCACTTCAATGGAGCTTTCCCTTCACACTACTTTGTGAAGTGGAGTGCTATGTCATCACTTGGGACAATTTATGAAAAGCCGGATTTAATGTACATGGGAGATTCATATTACCATGATTCAGTGGTGTTGATGAATAAAGGTCTAGAGATGAAGCTAGAACGTATCCTAAAGATCTACACAGCACTCGACTTTTCAGGGAACAAATTTGAAGGAGAGATCGCAAGGTCCATCGGTCTATTAAAAGAGCTTCATGTGCTCAACTTGTCTAACAATGCTTTCACTGGCCACATCCCTTCATCTATGGGAAACCTGACAGCTCTTGAGTCACTAGACGTTTCCCAAAACCAGCTTTCAG GAGAAATTCCGCAAGCGCTAGGGAGCCTCTCATTCCTTTCGTACATGAACTTCTCTCATAACCAGCTTACTGGTCTAGTACCAGGAGGCACTCAGTTTCGAAGGCTCAACTGCACTTCCTTTGAGGATAACAAGGGACTTTCTGGCCCTTCTCTTGACGAAATTTGCAGAGATATTCACACGCCAACACCGCATGAACTGTTGGagtcagaggaagaagaagaagaagaagaggaagaggtgtTGAGTTGGATAGCAGCTGTCATAGGAGTCATACCTGGTATGGCCTTTGGATGGGTGATTGGATACATACTTTTTTCTCGCAAACCAGAGTGGTTTATGAACCCTTTTGTCCGAAACAAACGCAGACGCAGCAGCACCACAACTCATTAA
- the LOC106382271 gene encoding receptor-like protein 34 isoform X3 has protein sequence MKGFWNLTSTFSLTLSILFLFGYSYEDVSAVPTTHLCRPEQREALLQFKNEFEVLNSSSSYYRCIYSGIKPHGKTESWMNSSDCCNWEGITCDAKSGEVIGIDLSCSYLGGRFHSNSSLQSLHSLNTLNLSRNGISGQIMSSIRNLSHLTSLDLSENVFSGFILSSIVDLSYLTFLDLSFNSCSGQIPSSIGNLSHLTYLNLNLNQISGKIPSSIGNLYNLAYLGLCGNNIVGEIPSSFGNLNQLTRLDVSLNRLNGSFPIALLNLTKLSSLELYENHFTGTIPHNITSLSKLTYFDASNNAFTGTLPSSLFTIPSIEYVRLSDNRFDGILEFGNISSPPKLQRLNVNRNNLRGPIPATISKFTNLVELHLSNYKTQGPVDFSIFSHLKWLKLLFISDLNTTTTIDLNDFLSYFKRLGLLDLSGNHVSVTNKSTISDSSSLYQLYLSGCGMTEFPEFVRNQHMLFLDISNNKIKGQVPGWLWTLPNLTYLNLSNNTFTDFEKPTTVLVSRLSSLNLLASNNNFTGKIPSFICDLSSVYILDLSNNNFSGLIPRCLGNFKRTLEVLNLRQNRLHGGLPENIFESLITLDVGHNQLTGKLPRTLIHSPYLEVLNVESNFINDTFPFWLSSLPQLKILVLRSNAFHGPVHHTSFPKLQIIDISHNHFNGAFPSHYFVKWSAMSSLGTIYEKPDLMYMGDSYYHDSVVLMNKGLEMKLERILKIYTALDFSGNKFEGEIARSIGLLKELHVLNLSNNAFTGHIPSSMGNLTALESLDVSQNQLSGEIPLELGELSFLSYMNFSHNKLTGLVPGGTQFRRVNCTSFEDNPGLFGPSLDEVCRDIHMPTPHETPESEEEEEEEVLSWIAAVIGVIPGIAFGWVIGYILFSYKPEWFMNPFARNKRRISSTTTH, from the exons ATGAAAGGCTTTTGGAACTTAACGAGTACCTTTTCTCTTACTCTTTCTATACTTTTCTTATTCGGCTACAGTTATGAGGACGTGTCTGCGGTTCCAACTACGCACTTGTGTCGTCCGGAACAAAGGGAAGCACTTCTCCAGTTCAAGAACGAGTTTGAGGTTCTAAACTCTTCCTCTTCTTATTATAGATGTATTTATAGTGGTATTAAACCTCATGGGAAGACAGAGTCATGGATGAATAGCAGCGACTGCTGTAACTGGGAGGGTATCACGTGCGATGCCAAATCCGGTGAAGTGATTGGGATAGACCTTAGTTGCAGCTACCTAGGTGGCCGATTTCATTCCAATAGCAGTCTTCAAAGCCTTCATTCTCTAAACACTCTAAACCTTTCAAGAAATGGTATTAGTGGTCAAATCATGTCTTCTATCAGAAACCTTTCTCATCTCACCTCTCTCGACCTTTCAGAAAATGTTTTCAGCGGTTTCATTCTTTCTTCGATAGTAGACCTTTCTTATCTCACCTTTCTCGATCTTTCATTTAATAGCTGTTCTGGTCAGATTCCATCTTCGATTGGAAATCTTTCTCATCTCACCTATCTTAACCTTAATTTGAATCAAATTTCGGGTAAGATTCCATCTTCGATTGGAAATCTTTATAACCTCGCTTATCTTGGCCTTTGTGGGAACAATATTGTTGGAGAAATCCCATCTTCTTTTGGAAATCTAAACCAGTTGACAAGATTAGATGTTAGTCTCAATAGGCTCAATGGAAGCTTTCCCATTGCACTACTGAATTTGACAAAGTTGTCATCTTTAGAACTCTATGAGAATCACTTCACAGGAACAATTCCTCATAACATCACTTCACTATCCAAATTGACGTATTTTGATGCAAGTAACAATGCTTTCACTGGGACCCTGCCGTCTTCCCTCTTCACCATTCCTTCTATTGAATATGTTAGATTGTCTGATAACCGATTCGATGGTATTCTTGAGTTTGGGAATATATCTTCACCACCTAAGCTGCAAAGGTTAAACGTTAACAGAAACAACTTGAGAGGGCCAATCCCGGCCACGATATCCAAGTTTACCAACCTTGTCGAACTTCACCTTTCCAATTACAAGACACAAGGTCCAGTTGACTTTAGTATCTTCTCACATCTCAAGTGGCTCAAACTTCTTTTTATATCCGATTTGAACACGACCACTACGATTGACTTGAATGATTTCTTGTCGTATTTTAAGAGGCTCGGTCTGTTGGATCTCTCAGGCAATCATGTTTCAGTCACAAACAAGAGTACAAtttcagattcttcttctttgtatcAGTTGTACTTGTCAGGCTGCGGTATGACCGAGTTTCCGGAGTTTGTAAGAAACCAACATATGTTGTTTCTAGACATTTCCAACAATAAAATCAAAGGTCAAGTGCCTGGCTGGTTATGGACGCTACCAAATCTTACTTACCTGAATCTTTCCAACAATACTTTCACTGACTTTGAAAAACCAACAACAGTTTTAGTTTCAAGGCTATCTAGCCTAAACTTGCTTGCCTCCAACAACAACTTTACCGGAAAGATTCCCTCTTTCATATGTGATTTGAGCTCTGTATACATTCTTGATTTATCAAACAACAACTTCAGTGGATTAATCCCTCGTTGTCTGGGTAATTTCAAGCGTACTCTTGAAGTTCTAAACCTTCGTCAGAATCGTCTCCATGGAGGTCTTCCGGAGAATATATTTGAAAGCTTAATAACGCTTGACGTCGGTCATAACCAACTGACTGGAAAGCTTCCAAGAACTTTGATTCATTCCCCTTATCTTGAAGTTCTGAACGTGGAAAGCAACTTTATCAATGATACGTTTCCGTTCTGGTTGAGTTCTCTACCACAACTAAAAATTCTTGTGTTACGCTCCAATGCTTTCCATGGACCGGTACATCATACTTCGTTCCCTAAATTGCAAATCATCGACATATCGCACAATCACTTCAATGGAGCTTTCCCTTCACACTACTTTGTGAAGTGGAGTGCTATGTCATCACTTGGGACAATTTATGAAAAGCCGGATTTAATGTACATGGGAGATTCATATTACCATGATTCAGTGGTGTTGATGAATAAAGGTCTAGAGATGAAGCTAGAACGTATCCTAAAGATCTACACAGCACTCGACTTTTCAGGGAACAAATTTGAAGGAGAGATCGCAAGGTCCATCGGTCTATTAAAAGAGCTTCATGTGCTCAACTTGTCTAACAATGCTTTCACTGGCCACATCCCTTCATCTATGGGAAACCTGACAGCTCTTGAGTCACTAGACGTTTCCCAAAACCAGCTTTCAGGAGAAATTCCGCTAGAGCTAGGGGAACTCTCATTCCTTTCCTACATGAACTTCTCTCATAACAAGCTCACAGGTCTAGTACCAGGCGGTACTCAGTTTCGAAGGGTGAATTGCACTTCCTTTGAGGATAATCCGGGACTTTTTGGCCCTTCTCTTGACGAAGTTTGCAGAGATATCCACATGCCAACACCGCATGAAACACCAGaatcagaggaagaagaagaggaagaggtgtTGAGTTGGATAGCAGCTGTAATAGGAGTCATACCTGGTATTGCCTTTGGATGGGTGATTGGATACATACTTTTTTCCTACAAACCA GAGTGGTTCATGAACCCTTTTGCCCGAAACAAGCGCAGAATCAGCAGCACCACAACTCATTAA